A single region of the Variovorax terrae genome encodes:
- a CDS encoding M23 family metallopeptidase, producing the protein MHLIITDAWLARSHAVHLSGTKLVLAGLGLSLALMMVAAGLYHWVFLKGAREGWPVIGTLVKLVVKDEFEQRDRFMRENLDVMAKKLGEMQAKMVQLEALGERVSGLAGVVPSEIKRVPGRGGALVSGRPLSMEELQATLADLEQLTDQRVDLMTVVESRLFDQKVRKMMVPTQKPVSLGQLGSSFGWRIDPFTGRSALHTGLDFQAEPGTSILAAAGGVVATQEFHPAYGNMVEIDHGNDLITRYAHASKVWVKKGDLIKRGQKIAEVGTTGRSTGPHLHFEVLVQGVPQDPQKFLAAGENLPAPQMARAMAPAPAAPGQR; encoded by the coding sequence GTGCACTTGATTATCACGGATGCGTGGCTTGCCAGGAGCCACGCCGTACACCTGAGCGGCACCAAACTGGTGCTGGCCGGCCTGGGCCTGTCGCTGGCGCTGATGATGGTGGCCGCCGGCCTGTACCACTGGGTCTTTCTCAAGGGCGCGCGCGAAGGCTGGCCCGTGATCGGCACCCTCGTCAAGCTCGTGGTGAAGGACGAATTCGAGCAGCGCGACCGCTTCATGCGCGAGAACCTTGACGTCATGGCGAAGAAGCTGGGCGAGATGCAGGCCAAGATGGTCCAGCTAGAAGCGCTGGGAGAGCGCGTCTCCGGGCTGGCGGGCGTGGTTCCCAGCGAGATCAAGCGGGTGCCCGGGCGCGGCGGCGCCCTGGTGTCGGGCCGGCCGCTCAGCATGGAAGAGCTGCAGGCCACGCTGGCCGACCTGGAGCAGTTGACCGACCAGCGGGTCGATCTGATGACCGTGGTGGAGTCGCGCCTGTTCGACCAGAAGGTGCGCAAGATGATGGTGCCGACGCAAAAGCCCGTCTCGCTGGGGCAGCTGGGCTCGTCGTTCGGCTGGCGCATCGACCCGTTCACCGGCCGCTCGGCCCTGCACACCGGGCTGGATTTCCAGGCGGAACCCGGCACCTCGATCCTGGCGGCCGCCGGCGGCGTGGTGGCGACGCAGGAGTTCCACCCCGCCTACGGCAACATGGTGGAGATCGACCACGGCAACGACCTGATCACTCGCTATGCCCATGCCTCGAAGGTCTGGGTCAAGAAGGGCGATCTCATCAAGCGCGGGCAGAAGATCGCCGAAGTCGGCACCACGGGCCGCTCGACCGGCCCGCACCTGCATTTCGAGGTGCTGGTGCAGGGGGTTCCGCAGGACCCGCAGAAATTCCTGGCGGCCGGCGAGAACCTGCCGGCGCCGCAAATGGCCAGGGCGATGGCGCCCGCGCCGGCCGCGCCCGGGCAAAGGTAA